In one window of Oryza sativa Japonica Group chromosome 9, ASM3414082v1 DNA:
- the LOC4346938 gene encoding protein PLASTID REDOX INSENSITIVE 2, chloroplastic, whose product MAARLWAAAVAPATLNPPLLTLSASSSPSSSRLRRSVLGRLRSRAPRPADFVCRRAKNAAYDDYKFPDPIPEFAAQETSKFKEHMMWRLEQKKDDYFGEHVEEIVDVCTEILGTFLEHDYCGPGTLLVHPFLDMKGEIKERGLPGAPQAARAAIAWAEKNIDKDWKAWTGEY is encoded by the exons ATGGCGGCGAGGttgtgggcggcggcggtggcgccggcgaccttaaaccctcctctcctcactctctccgcctcctcctcgccgtcgtcttctcgcCTCCGGCGTTCGGTTCTCGGACGCCTGCGCagccgcgccccgcgccctgcCGATTTCGTGTGCCGCCGCGCCAAGAACGCGGCGTACGACGACTACAAGTTCCCGGACCCCATCCCGGAGTTCGCCGCGCAG GAGACGAGCAAGTTCAAGGAGCACATGATGTGGCGGCTGGAGCAGAAGAAGGATGACTACTTCGGGGAGCACGTGGAGGAAATCGTCGACGTCTGCACCGAG ATACTAGGAACTTTCTTGGAGCATGATTATTGCGGACCTGGGACTCTCCTAGTTCACCCATTCTTGGACATGAAGGGTGAGATCAAAGAGAGGGGGCTTCCTGGGGCACCTCAGGCTGCGCGTGCAGCGATTGCATGGGCTGAGAAGAATATTGACAAGGACTGGAAGGCGTGGACCGGAGAATACTAG
- the LOC4346939 gene encoding succinate dehydrogenase subunit 7, mitochondrial gives MAQPAFLSALRSRLRSPQPQAPALPHLQPPRRGFHVELGAREKALLEEDTALKRFKSYKNSVKQVSKVGNILTGVVLFACAYEIVALANS, from the exons atgGCCCAgcccgccttcctctccgcccTCCGCTCCCGCCTCCGCTCCCCGCAGCCGCAGGCGCCGGCGCTCCCCCACCTCCAGCCCCCCCGCCGCGGCTTCCACGTCGAGCTCGGCGCACGCGAGAAAGCG CTTTTGGAGGAGGATACTGCTCTGAAGAGGTTTAAATCATATAAGAACAGTGTGAAACAGGTCTCAAAGGTTGGGAATATTCTTACCGGCGTTGTCCTTTTTG CCTGCGCCTATGAGATCGTTGCactggcaaatagttaa